The Inediibacterium massiliense genome includes the window TATCACCTATTCCTCAAAGAGCAGAAAAAACAAAGGCTGAATGGACTGTTTGGGACCCGTGGTGGCATGAATATTGGGTATGGCATAGCACAGGTGAAAATAGTGGGTATTGGTGCGACCATGGATGGTGGGAGTTTGAACTGAACAAGTATTATGCTGTCTTTTCGGCAGAGATGAAGTTACTTTGCGATGGTAAAAATCCAACTGCAAATGGTAAGACAATGAAATCTGGATATGGCGTTAATCAAGAAGTATCTGCTTCCGTAAGCAGTAATCAATTCTCGGCAGTGACCAACCCACAAAACGCAGTGAGCTACTTTCCAGAATTTAATTACAACACCTATTGGCGACTATTGGAACAAGTTCAGAATGGTAGTAATGCTCGTTTTGAATTTCAAAAAAATAAGTACTCTACCTATAAAAATCGAACTCACTTTACACCAATTTGGATGCCAAACGGAAAATATGAAGTGAACACGTGGATAATAGACAGCTGGACCCCTGTAGGAATGATGTCTAAAAATCTTAGTGACAGTTTAATGATTCATGGTTCGCTGTGGGATGATTGGCACGCCGCACCATTAAAACCATAAGAAAAAGGAAGGTAGATAAATATATGAATAAACACAAGAAAATTGCATTCATTCTCATAGTAGCACTGCTTATTTGTCTGTTATTTAGCACTACTGTTTTTGCAGCTGGAACAGGAGATGTAGCCGGAGCTATTGAAGGTACATGGAAAGATGCATCAAGTCAGATTAAAACGGTGGTTAACAAGGTTATTTTCCCAGCTATTGATTTAATTCTTGCGGTGTTTTTCTTTGCCAAATTAGGTCTTGCCTATTTTGATTATAGGAAACATGGTCAATTTGAGTGGGCGGCACCGGCAATCCTTTTTGCATGTTTGGTGTTTACTTTAACGGCACCGCTTTATATTTGGACTATTTTGGGTATGTAGCAAAGTAAATATTGTTTGAATTTTACTTCAATTCTTGTTGGTATTGGGTATAGCTTAAACTTAGACTTTAGGGTATGCTTTGCTTGCAAAATTAAAAACAGGAGGAGAAAAAGCTATGGAGGAATCCAAAAGTTTATGTGCTAAAATTCCGATAGAATTGCACAATAGAGTAAGAGCAAGCCAAGAAGAAAGCGGACTTACCCTAAATCAATATGTAGAAAAGCTGATTATTGAATACTATCAAATGAAGGAGATGAAAAACATGGCACAAACAAGGACACTTGCACTGCAAATATCAGAGGAAATCTTTGCGAGAATAAAAAAACACCTTGATAAGAACCCACACTTAACCCAAAAGGCATTTATCACTGAACTAATTATAAAAGCACTAGATGAAGCTGAGTTGCAAGAAGATAATAATCAGTAGCAAGGATAGAAAATGTCCTTGTTTTTTTAATGTCAAGTTTGTTGGTTTCTGTGTATAGCTTAAATCAATTTATTGTGCTATTGTGTTGTGCTTGAGGGAGGTGGAGAAAATGCAGAAAGAAAAATTACTTAGCGAGTTGTACAACGGAAATCTGTGTCCCATGGCAAAGGAAGTGGTTCATGGCAGTGAATACCAAAAGAGTCTGAATGAAATAGCTGAACTTGAAGAACAACTCAACAAGCTGTTAGATGCACAAGGAAAAGAAAAACTGCAAGACTTTGTCACAGCACAAGGAAAACTCAGTTATATAAATGCTGAGGAACGCTTTACACAAGGCTTTCGTATGGGAGCAAAACTGATATTGGAAATAATGAATGAAGATGACGGAAAGCTAAAATCTTTGAAGGATTAGCACCCCGTCATTTTTTATGCAAAGCTTGGGCATATCGTGAAAACGGTATGCTCTTTTTACTTGGAAAGAAAGGAGGTTTCACCTTTTGTTTATATGGGATTTTTTGCTCAGTGACGTGATGGATCAAATCATTGATTGGTTTTATGGACATCTTGTAGGGTTTCTCGGTGACTTCTTTGCCCAGATGGGTAATATGGGTGTGGAGTTATTTGAGATGAATTGGGTTCAAAGCATTGTACTGTTTTTTTCTTATCTTGCATGGACTCTTTATGTTACAGGACTTGTGGTGTCATGTTTTGAAACGGGAATTGAATATCAGTATGGTCGAGGAAATCTTAAGGATACAGGAATAAATGCTATTAAAGGATTTATGGCGGTAAGCCTTTTTACCGTTGCCCCTATAGAACTGTATAAGTTATCGGTAAATCTGCAAGCAAGCCTTACTACAGGAATTACAGGTCATGCAAATGGAATCAGTGACTTGGCTAACGGTATTATTACCGAATTAAATAACGTAGGAACGCTTGATGCCGTTGGACATTCTAATATATTTGGAGGATTGTCGGCCATCACTTCACCTATTATGGCACTGTTTATTATTATCCTTATGGGATATGCGGTGATAAAAGTGTTTTTTGCAAATCTCAAGCGTGGTGGTATTTTGCTCATTCAAATAGCGGTTGGAAGTTTATATATGTTCTCTGTTCCAAGAGGTTATTTGGATGGATTTATAGGGTGGTGCAAACAAATCATAGGACTTTGCTTAACTACTTTTCTGCAAGCAACCATACTTACAGCAGGCCTGATGGTGTTAAAAGACCATGCATTACTTGGTTTGGGACTTATGCTATCTGCGGGGGAAGTTCCAAGAATTGCGGGTGCATTTGGTTTGGATACCTCGACAAAAGCGAACGTGATGAGTGCGGTATATACGGCTCAAGCAGCAGTCAATACAACTCGG containing:
- a CDS encoding DUF6809 family protein; the protein is MQKEKLLSELYNGNLCPMAKEVVHGSEYQKSLNEIAELEEQLNKLLDAQGKEKLQDFVTAQGKLSYINAEERFTQGFRMGAKLILEIMNEDDGKLKSLKD
- a CDS encoding toxin-antitoxin system HicB family antitoxin, with the translated sequence MEESKSLCAKIPIELHNRVRASQEESGLTLNQYVEKLIIEYYQMKEMKNMAQTRTLALQISEEIFARIKKHLDKNPHLTQKAFITELIIKALDEAELQEDNNQ
- a CDS encoding conjugal transfer protein TrbL family protein, whose amino-acid sequence is MFIWDFLLSDVMDQIIDWFYGHLVGFLGDFFAQMGNMGVELFEMNWVQSIVLFFSYLAWTLYVTGLVVSCFETGIEYQYGRGNLKDTGINAIKGFMAVSLFTVAPIELYKLSVNLQASLTTGITGHANGISDLANGIITELNNVGTLDAVGHSNIFGGLSAITSPIMALFIIILMGYAVIKVFFANLKRGGILLIQIAVGSLYMFSVPRGYLDGFIGWCKQIIGLCLTTFLQATILTAGLMVLKDHALLGLGLMLSAGEVPRIAGAFGLDTSTKANVMSAVYTAQAAVNTTRTIVQAVPK
- a CDS encoding DUF3852 domain-containing protein translates to MNKHKKIAFILIVALLICLLFSTTVFAAGTGDVAGAIEGTWKDASSQIKTVVNKVIFPAIDLILAVFFFAKLGLAYFDYRKHGQFEWAAPAILFACLVFTLTAPLYIWTILGM